AGCTGAGCGGGATGCAGGCCCAGCAGGGCCCATGTGCACTAGACATTGGTACTGAGTCAGCGCAGTGACCACTGGGACAGCTCCACCCTGGAGCCCATGACCTGTCCCTCCAGGTGCAAGTGCTTCCCTTCCTGTGCACGCTGTTTCCCAATCACTGTTGCTCCCTGGATTCAGGAATTTCTTTGTATAAACTGAACTGGCCCCAGGAATCCCCTTAAAAGAGACAGTACATTGTTGGCAGCCTGGTCGACTTTGTAGCTGTTGTTATAATTAAATGTTGgggaagtttaaaaaacaacaaaaaaatacctgTTTTTGAAGGTAGGGCCAACAATTTCCTAATGGATTGGATAAGGGGTCTGAAATAGTTAAGGATGATGCCAAGGATTTTGGCATCAACTGAGATGAGGAAAACTGCAGATAAGGTTTGGAAGGAAAAATTGTAAGTTCAATTCTGGTTACAATAAGTAAGATGTTTCTTAAACATCCAAGTCGCAGAAGCCTGGGCTGGAGACATAAATTTGGGAATCATAAGCTAGAGGTGACCCATTTACAGCCAGGAGACTGATAAGATCATCAAGGCAGTGAGTATAGAGAAGAAGTCCACGGCCTAAGTTTTAGGACGTTCTAATATGAAGATTGGTGAGAGGAGAAACTGGTAGAGACTGAAAAGGAATGGTCAGTGAGGCATTAGTCATTAGTCGCTCATTTCAGTGACCAAATGCCTCAAAACCAGAAGAGTATGTTGGTCTAGAAGCCAAATGGAATGTTTGTTTCATGAAGGAGGGAGTGATCAGCCATGGCAAGTGCTGTAGATGGGCCAAGCAGGATGAGAACAGAAATATGACTATTAAGTTTTACAAAGAAGGGGTCATCAATGACCTTGACAAGAGAAGTCTCCATTTTCATTGAAGTCTCACTAAAGGGAGCAGGGCATAAAGGGAAGAGCTTACCGgaggtttgtttttgttgaaCTTGACGGTGAAGAAGGCAAAGGCAGAGCTGTATGCCGTGGGTATCTGAGAAGTTGGGACACTCCAGCGTACAGAGTAGATGTAGTGGAAGCTGTGAATCAGGTCTCTCCTCTCTACCAACTTTGTGTAGTGAACCCAACGGTCTTCATACTCCCAAGTCTGTttcacagaaaaaagaaagagcacaCAGAGAAAGGCCTCTAGATAAAGGCAGCGCACAACAGTAGGGGTTACAGCCCTGCTTCTGGAGTCCATTTCTAACACTTTTGATTGGGATTCAAACTAGTCAACTTCCCATTATCTCCACAAGTGGAGGAGAAAAAAGGTGGAGCTGAAATGAAATGAGTTACTAATGCAAAGATCACTTGAGACCGGCCTTTGGACTGTAGATTCACATGCTCAGATGTTGATGTGTACATACACACTGCCTATATGTACACACTCACTTTCTTCCAGACCCTTACTTGGGAGGCAAGTTTGGTTCATTGGAAAATAATAAGAAAGTGACTAGAACATGTGATCTGCTCACTTTACTCAGGGAGACCTAAAAGTGTGACTAGAAAGTAATGAGGCTGATTTCGCAAATTGTTTTTGAAAGTCAGACTCACTTCATTGCATCCATAggtcatatcctatataataaaagcctaatatgcaaatcgactaattggcagaatgaccggtgggCAGGGCCTGCAAGTGGATGGCACCAggacagccaaggcaggtgccagcaggaagagggagggggcggCAATCTGGGAGGGGTGGCAACTGGTGGCAGGGGATAGGGCGGGGAGGGccagagctgccccctagtggtcagtgcactcccacagggatgtctgcggggagcaggcctaagctgtcagacatcccccaagggctcccggactgcgagagggcgcaggccaggctgagggcctccccacaccagtgcacgaattttcatgcaccaggcctctagtataaaataaagtaaaaaaaggaaTGAGTCAGGCAATTGGATCTTCCAAATCCCTCAGATCCCTACACCCTTGAAGAAGCTTCCCCTCCAAAGCACAAAGCTTGCCAGCACCTAGGGTCCACGGAAGTCATAATGCAGCCCTGATTCTTAGCACAGGGCCTTGAATGCTATAGGTATTTAACAAGTTCAATTCAACCTAACCCTTTGGGCTGGCTCTCAGGGCACAGGAAACTTCCAAACCAAAAGAGATCCTGAattgcagagaaaaaggaaccctcgtgcactgctggtgggaatgcagactggtgcagccactgtggagaacagtttggagtttcctcaaaaaactaaaaatggaactcccatttgacccagtgatcccacttctaggaatataccccaagaaactagaaacaccaatcagaaaggatataagcacccctatgtttatagcagcacaatttgtaatagctaagagttggaaacagcctaagtgcccatcagcagatgagtggattaaaaaatggtggtacatctacacaatggaatagtatgttgcagtaaaaaaaaaaaaaagaagaagaagaaattcttaccatttgcaacagcatggatggacctggagagcattatgctaaatgaaataagccagtcagagaaagataaatatcacatgatctcactcatttgtggaatataatgaacaacataaacggatgaacaaaaactgatccagagacagagaagcatcgatcagactgtcaaacctcagagggaaggtaggggagggtgggggtaagggagagagatcaaccaaaggacttgtatgcatgcatataagcctaaccaatggacacagacaacaggggggtgagggcatgagtggtgggtgggggggcaatgggggaataggacacatatgtaataccttaattaataaagaaaaacaattttaataaaaaatagcaacaaaaaaaaagatcctgaatTAAGATGAAGGTCCAtagaaggaaggaagtgggattGTCTAACAATATCAGTGATGTgcagagggactgcgggaggaaATGGTAAAATGATTTCCAGctctcttataaaaaaaaaaaaagcagtaggCTGGCCTTCTGCTTCAGCTTACTTTATTTCAAGTCTCTATCCAATTGGCTGTTTCAGTCAGCCATAAAGGAGCACCAGACTCTAGATTTCTTGAGATGAAGGACTGTGTCTTCCTACAGAGATCATTCCTTGTAATGAAGTTCAACAGTCAATTCCGTGAAGCCCATAGAAGAATGCCCTTTTTTCAATCTTTCTAtagtatttgatattttttttagcCCTAATGTTTAATCTGTCACATAAGCACAGATTTTGTAGCATTGGACTGGTCCCTAGAGATCATCTAATGAAGTCCCTTACTTTACAGATAAGGATATTGGGGCCTAGAAATGGAGAAGGACAGCCCAACACAACAGCTGGGATGGGGACTCAGGGCTCCCCAACACCCAGCTCAGTTTTCTCTCTACCCCATTAGATGCCTCAGGTCTAAGATTGTCTCCCTCTCAACTTGGTGTGTTagtgtttttcccccttttgtgAACTAAGGCAGCCTTGAGCACGTTAAATACAACTATCACCATCAAGCCAATCTCTTCCCATTTTTATCACTGTGCAGGCAGCTGACTTTTATGTAACTCCAATGAGTGTGTGTTATCCTTGTGTTTTGTAATGTTTACAGAACCTTGCTTCATAAACTCACTACCAGGAAACAGTTTCTCATTGTGCTACTCTACCATGATGGCTTAGCCCATTACTAGACACTCAAAATCAACAGGCACTTGAAGTAAATGCACAAAGTTGTTATCAATGCTAAGTGACCTTTGAGCGAGTAGGACTGGGTATTGGAGGGGGGTAGAGAGGTAAGTTTCATTTTCTACTTTGTGCCTTTTTGCTCACTGGGGATTTTTATAatgatgctttatttttcttataaaaataattttatcccaaccagttttgctcagtggttgagtgttgacctatgaaccaggaggtcatggttctattccttgtcagggcacatgcccaggttgcaggctcaatccccagtaggacagccaatagatgattctctcatcattgatgtttccatctctctttccctctccttccctttctttaaaatcaataaaaaatgtattaaaataataataattttaactgTGTGTTAGGCATTGGagattttccagtttttcttctATAAAGAACTTACGTGTCTATTCATGTTGCCAGATTACATTCCTGAAGGGAATAACCCAATTATTGTGCCCACTATCAATGTAGAAGCATACTATTCCCTCCCTACAAACACACAAGCCTTCTGACATCAGCTTTAATCATTCTTATTCACCTTGCAATACCTTAAAATCTTTTGGATATGCATTTTTCATTGATAGTAAAACTCTGCAATGTCTTTTTGTCATCAAAAGTCCATTTCCTACTATGGTGAAAAAAGTACATCAGATAGACCTATGATCAAAACTTCATTTTGCTGCTTAAACAAAAAGACTTTGGACATATTGcccaacttctctgagcctcaagattcctcatctgtaaaactagaggcccagtgcacaaaattcgtgcactgggggtgggggaaccctCAGCTGGTCCAGGGCcctcctgcctgcttgctgctctctaCCGCTcaactcactgctccttagtgccactgcaaaggctcctgccaccgctgctgcacttgccagccttgagcccagcttctggctaagcggcactccccctgtgggagcacactgaccaccaggaggcagctcctatgttcagtgtctgtcccctggtggtcagttcatagcgaccagtcattccaccattcagtcaatttgcatattagggttttattatataggataggatattgaatgttaactgtaaatgaaaaataaaatttaaaaaagaaccaaataaaattttagagctgaaaaaattttaatatatacgtatttttaattctcacctgaggatgtttttaaaaatgatttttagagagagaaacatccatgtgacagaaataccagtaggctgcctctgcacctgctgacccaccgggatctaacctaaacctaagtatgtgccctaacctttggtgtacaggttgagactctgaccaattgagccacctggccaaggcagatctgaaaaaatttttttactgtatctccaggccctggtcagtgtgaaTCAGTAGTTAgaatgtcctcccatgcaccaaagggccatgggttcgattccaggtgagggcacatacacaggttgtgggttccatccctgtcagAATGCTtgggcaactaatcaatgtttctctttctctttccttctcccttcctctctctctagaatcaatgaaaagaatatatccttagaggaggactttaaaagaaaaaaaaatgctggtttggttcagtgggtagtgcttctgcaggcggactgaagggtaccgggtggattctgatcaagggcacgtacctgggttgcaggctcaatcccgggccctggtcagggattcagcaggaggcaaccaactgaagtCTCTCCCATtcgtttctgtctttctccctcccttccactctctctaaaaaaaaaaaaaaaaaaaatcaatgcaaaaatgtcctcaggtgaggattaacccaaacaaacaaacaaacaaatacccatccccagtgtgattattgaaggagcatgtgaagtatttgttgaatgagcggGAAGGGATGGGACTTTGCTTTCTAACcgttttagcaactctgcaagccagagggtttactttttattttaatttttattgattgattactttagagagaggaagggagcgagagacaCCAGTGTGTTGTTCCGCTtactttggttgcttcttgtcggtgccctgaccgggatcccACCCGCAACCTGGCTGTATCGGAGGCGGTCCTAACCCACTGCGCTGGGGGCTGCCTGTCCgggcccctcaacaaaacccctctggGCGCCCTGGACCCTGCTGCGGCCGGAGCTCCTCTGCCGCAGCCGAGGTTTGGGTTCCCTTCCgccagggcacctacttaggttCCGGGTTTGATGGTGACCGGGACCCTTGAGGTCCgtgtgctctagtcattcggCTGGAGCCGGGGTTCCGGTGCCGACGTGGCCGACTCCGATCCCCGCTACCCCGCCCTCCATGGAGGACGACTCCCACCGTGGCAGCGGCGTGGCCTCCGCCAGCGCCTCCCGCAGGGGCAGGTCGCCCTCCCGGGGCTCGCCGGGCCCTGCTGCTGTGCAGTCGCCCGGGAGGCGGAttccgggttcccagggagagcgtcccctcttcccccctctcccccccacctccggactcccagggagagcgccccccgccccccccgcgccggactcccagggagagcacccccccgccccccccagcgccggactcccagggagagcacccccccgccccccccagcgccggactcccagggagagcacccccccgccccccccagcgccggactcccagggagagcacccccccgcccccccccagcgccggactcccagggagagcaccccccgccccccccagcgccagactcccagggagagcacccccccgccccccccagcgccggactcccagggagagcaccccccgcgccccccagCGCCGGattcccagggagagcgccccctcttcccccctctccccccaacctcCGGACTCCCAGGGAGAACGCCACCCCCCCGCGccggactcccagggagagcaggGTCTGGAGGGAAGCACTTCGCTCCGCCTCCCGTCGGGGCTCCCGGGCAGAGCGGAGCGCCGCTCCTGAGCGGGTCTGGGAGGGGAGAGCCGCCCAGGGAGGCCTCTAGCTGGGAGCTGAGAAAACGAAACTGGAGCCCTTCCTTCCTGACCCTGTTGTCTTCGGGGTCGCAAGGGACAGACGAAGCCTCCGCAGCCTGACCGGGGCATCTTCAGGTgaagatgttatttttttccGTGACAATAAGTGTGTGTAATGAATAGTGTGTCATCATTGTGATTACACAATAACCTGCACTGAGTTATCTGCTGGGAAGTGTGTGCTTTAGGGCACGTGaacgcattttattttattgcacgCAGCCTCACGTCCCCCGGCCTCGCGGGGCACGCAGCCACGCCCACCCGCTCCAGCGGGTCGTTACTGTGagggtattatatatatatagatgggtaCATTGATGTACTTGCATTCaggtttgttgtgaggattaaatgagataatgcacatgAAGTGCTTAGCAGAACTTGGCACATAGCAATGCTCAGGAAATGGTAATTCCTTATTTGCCATCCCCTGGTGTATGGTGGACTCTGAGAAATCTGAACTAAGCTTGAGAAAGCTCTCCATCACGAATGCCTGGCACTTAGATAGTAGACTTCACTTCTAGGGCTTGCTGCATTAGTGGGTCTGGGAACAGGGTGAGTTGATGTCATGAGTTATATAGAGCTTTTAGCTTTTCAGTCACTTTCTACTTTCTAATTGTCTCTATCTGCACAACAGCCCTACAAAGTAGATAAGCTCTTCATCTGTGAAAAAATGATGGTATAGAAAGAATAAACTTGTTCGTGTAATTAACACTTATTTCTAGAGCAACTATATGTGCCTGACATTTCTAGGGGCTGGGAACATTAACAGAAGTCGCTGCCCTCATGGACCATATGATCTGGCGGTGGAAGAAAAGCAAAGGGTAAATAAGTAAAATCTAATATCTTAAATAGAGCTAagtactaaagaaaaaataaatcagagaaggAGAGTAGGTATAATTTTCGATGAGGTGTCTAGGAGAGGCCTCAATGAGCAAATGGAATCTTAACAAAGATCTGAAGAGAGGTAAGGCATGATACCTGAGAATAGCTCTCAGGGGAGACTattccagacagagggaacagcaagtgcagagGCTCTGAGGTGGGGACATGCCTGGCAGTTGAACAGCATGGAAGCAAGTGTGGCTGGAGTAAGGAAGGTAAAAAGAGAGAAGGTAGTAGGTGATGGAGTCTAAGCAATAAgttgggagggaggaaagaagtcAGATCATGTTAGGCCCTGTAGGCCATTGTCAGGACTTACTCTTGCCTTTTATTCAGAATAACCAGTGAGATTTGTAGGGGAAATTTTTCTTGCTTGTTTTGTTTCCCATTCCAGTCTGATTCACAAACCTTAGGTATAGCAGGCAGAGACCTTTGACCAACCCCAAATAGAGATATGCTTCAGAACAAGAAGGCCCAAGGGTAACTAGCATTTTGCATCATTCATCTTCACTATGCTCTAGATACCCCTTCTAATGAGAATACTGATTTGTGCCAACTGGCGTATAAACAAAAGGTGTGGAGCCAGAAATCCCTGAcctttttttcattctcaccTGACCAGGGCTGTCTAGGGcttaggaagaaaggaagagagagacagcaagaaaCTTCTCCCAGGACTGGGAGTTTTGCCTCAACCAATTTCAATTGGTCTCTTTTCCGAGGAATTACAGTAAGGATTTCAGGTCATTCTTCTTTATCCACCTGCCCGTTATGCAAAGCAACCCAGGGCCTTTTCACTAGAGCTGCCAGGTTAAGCCACATGAATGGGTCAGAGCCAGGcacaagagaaaaagagaaaggaatccaCGGGCCTGTGCATCTGAGTGTGCAGGCAATATGTTCCAAAGGTATAGTAAAAAGACTTTTGATCCATGTACATCCCCTGTATTAATATAAGCATTCTAAAGGTGGtgttggagccctggccagtgtttctcagtggttagagtgttggcccatgtaccaaagggttgcaggtttgaattCCCAATCAagtgtggtcaagggcacatacctgggttgcaggtttaaccCTCTCCCAACCCCCAGGCAGAATCGGGGCATgtgagagaggcaaccaattgatgtgtctctctcacattaatgtttctctctctctctctctctctctctctctctctccccgcccccttccactctctctaaaaaccaatggaaaaaatatcctcagttgaggattaacaaataaataaatataaagttggTGTTGGAGAACTCTTGTTTGAGAGAAGCAACTCCCTCCTTAGGCCAGTAGGCCCCCATTTAGAGTACCAGATGGGAAAATTGCTTAATTGGGAATATCAGATTTTACTAGGAAAATTTAAGATTAGGATTCACCTTCAAAGACTATCACATGTTGATTTTGGGATCCAGATGAGGACATTTAGTTACCTTTTATATCATCTCCTAGGGATTCTGGACTTTAAACTTTTCATCAAAGAAGAGCCTTTTTTCAGTTTTGATTCCCgatcagaacacatgcccaggttgctggcttgtcccccagcggggggcatgcaggaggcagcctatcaatagatgtttctctctcatcaatgcttctatctctctcactctctctctctaaaaaaaaatcaataaaaatatttttttaaaaaggaagagccTTTTTATTGttcttcaccttttttaaaaaatatatattttattgattttttacagagaggaagagagaaggatagagaatcagaaacatcgatgagagagaaacatcaatcagctgcctcttgcacaccccctactggggatgtgcccgcaaccaaggtacatgcccttgaccggaatcgaacctgggacccttgagtcctcaggccgacactctatccactgagccaaacaggtcagggttGTTCTTCACCCTTGTACACCAAGCTGGAGTGGTCAACTAACTTACCATAACGAAGTCTTGGATTTGTTTACGGCACCTTTCTGGTGTGAATTCACCATGTGTGAGCCACTTGATGTTTTTGATGGTGTATTCATCatcttctgcaaaaaaaaaaaaaaaaaaaaaaaaaaaaagatgtgaattTGTTAGTTGTCTGGTAGTGTGACATTATATAACAAGACAGTCCTTTAGCACCCAAACGAGATCACTACCTTCCACAGTATTAATAGCTTCAGCGATGACAGTCTCAGTTATATCTAGCGCCATGTCATTCAGATAGTCATCTTCTGTTTTTACTGGTTCAGTCGCTCTGCTGTCTATAACTACTACTGTTgattcatttctctctctaaCTGTTGCTGCTGGTTTAGTCTCATAGCTATATGTATCCATTGCTGGTTCACTCACATAGCTATCTGCTGTATATATTGCTGATTCAGTCATACTGCTGTCTGTATAAATTGCTGATTCAGTCACATTGAAGTCTGTATAAATTGCTGATTCAGTCACATTGAAGTCTGTATAAATTGTTGATTCAGTCACACTGAAGTCTGTATAAATTGTTGATTCAGTCACATTGAAGTCTGTATAAATTGCTGGTTCAGTTACATTGCTCTCTGTATCCATTGCTGGTTCAGTCACATCGCTCTCTTCTTCATCCATTGCTGATTCACTCACAACGCTCTCTTCTTCATCCATTTCTGGTTCACTCACATTGctgtcttcctcttcttcatccaTTTCTGGTTCAGTCACATTGctgtcttcctcttcttcatccaCTTCTGGTTCAGTCACATTGctgtcttcctcttcttcatcccTTGCTGGTTCAGACACATTGTTGTCATTGTTGTCTTCTGTATCCGTTACTGGTTCAATCACATCACTGTCTTCTTTATCAACCAATGGCATTGGAAATTCTTTATACACATCTACCATATTATTAAATCTGATACTTCTAgccttcttcattttcttttgtctaGAAAAAGAAACTCAAGAAGT
The sequence above is a segment of the Myotis daubentonii chromosome X, mMyoDau2.1, whole genome shotgun sequence genome. Coding sequences within it:
- the AKAP14 gene encoding A-kinase anchor protein 14 codes for the protein MDSRSRAVTPTVVRCLYLEAFLCVLFLFSVKQTWEYEDRWVHYTKLVERRDLIHSFHYIYSVRWSVPTSQIPTAYSSAFAFFTVKFNKNKPPDAPIDISYMFEGQSLVHRPGTTRFRENWVKEMVVAKHNIMKSFPF